In Theileria equi strain WA chromosome 4 map unlocalized gcontig_1105316255033, whole genome shotgun sequence, the following are encoded in one genomic region:
- a CDS encoding signal peptide containing protein (encoded by transcript BEWA_013410A), whose product MRIIALLWTVCLVRLCSAGCCGGGTTDDNKPITLDIANPDKSKFVIRDGKLGTVYIHRSGNGIPEIFYGRSKLWEAKGGEECQWVEVVIDNKGNGMAYPNIKNKEYTKIPFKTAVNNTGSSSTSNQSSDDSASEDQNGGSDPNLQGSSNGSNAQNNVKQ is encoded by the coding sequence ATGAGGATTATAGCACTGCTCTGGACGGTATGTCTGGTGAGACTATGCAGTGCAGGTTGTTGTGGAGGAGGTACTACAGATGACAATAAGCCAATTACTCTAGATATTGCCAATCCAGATAAGTCAAAGTTCGTCATACGGGATGGGAAATTAGGAACAGTTTATATTCACAGATCTGGTAACGGGATACCCGAGATATTTTACGGTAGAAGTAAACTATGGGAGGCTAAAGGTGGAGAAGAGTGTCAATGGGTTGAAGTAGTTATTGATAATAAGGGAAACGGAATGGCATATCCTAATATAAAAAACAAGGAatacacaaaaattccCTTTAAAACTGCTGTAAATAACACTGGAAGTAGTTCTACATCGAATCAATCAAGTGATGATTCAGCAAGTGAAGAccaaaatggaggaagtgACCCAAATCTACAAGGTAGTAGCAATGGTAGTAACGCTCAGAATAATGTCAAacaataa
- a CDS encoding hypothetical protein (encoded by transcript BEWA_013420A) codes for MNTYQVDICPTVTPVEGLERKDGENIGDKYNSYIFTATSEEKFEISAIIYNGKPLKGIVLLNTMVENITIYLDGHNKILLIHTLAFEVGNIYWINQDITKGTESVTFAEFLLKETSHLNTGELGCILSNVTQHGGFNLAKFGEDYASTAEKLFGDIDIIFDIGKGHYGSSNSGEYLSEISGGKVTVVKSVIVGSSFMKTTHNTPSKVFRIRGIKPPNGNYMKINGGFPNEVFTEFNVYYRDSDYSNPLLVELVEMYPLTHNYVNTRFYLTKNDKDSNGKWDICQICSVIDEKTELVQILQNIITHNRLLVYNISDEKLRNKLGDIRKGFSVDVTQIGGNMGRINYYSFDGMCIPYRMEKATVQGYYLVRHATIPYFTVKKIKVTKTKELTEDELPPLGTLFGRLNVYYTNDSFDNAVLIELECLDHSESCESPDFFYYYSKDERDEWIGYKLETHFVLDDGEEAIPDKNTIITHIKQHNNKIIFEELWKKLKGKLTRYPPATNKNPKGEQTTDDTTSDIKVDIDSEEADEKAEGETSTASKFVPNSEYDFQFGEFNTLESTIAITIGTIAICVGIYLLFPSVKRFAHDYSVQKLMYRRYV; via the coding sequence atgaATACGTATCAGGTAGATATTTGTCCTACTGTGACCCCTGTAGAAGGACTAGAACGTAAAGACGGAGAAAATATAGGTGACAAATACAACTCCTATATATTTACTGCAAcatctgaagaaaaatttgaaatatcaGCCATAATTTACAATGGAAAACCACTGAAAGGCATAGTATTGTTAAACACTATGGTTGAAAATATAACTATATATTTAGACGGACATAATAAGATCTTACTAATACACACTTTGGCTTTTGAGGTTGGTAACATTTACTGGATAAATCAAGACATTACCAAAGGCACAGAAAGCGTAACGTTTGCCGAATTTTTACTTAAGGAAACGTCACATCTAAACACAGGTGAACTTGGCTGCATACTATCTAACGTAACTCAACATGGTGGATTCAATCTCGCtaaatttggagaagaCTATGCTAGCACAGCAGAGAAACTGTTTGGAGATATCGACATCATATTTGACATTGGTAAAGGGCACTATGGTTCATCTAACTCCGGCGAATATTTATCTGAGATTTCCGGAGGAAAAGTAACTGTAGTAAAATCTGTAATAGTAGGTAGTAGTTTCATGAAAACTACACACAATACACCTTCCAAAGTGTTTAGGATTAGAGGAATAAAACCTCCAAATGGAAACTACATGAAGATTAATGGTGGTTTTCCAAATGAGGTATTCACTGAGTTTAATGTCTACTATAGAGATAGTGATTATAGCAATCCTTTGCTTGTGGAATTGGTAGAAATGTACCCATTAACTCATAATTATGTTAATACTAGATTCTATCTtacaaagaatgataaagattctAACGGAAAATGGGACATTTGTCAAATATGCTCAGTTATTGATGAGAAAACCGAACTTGTACAGATACTTCAGAACATAATTACACACAATAGGCTTTTGGTTTACAATATATCAGATGAAAAACTTAGGAACAAGCTTGGAGATATACGAAAAGGTTTTTCTGTAGATGTGACTCAGATAGGAGGAAATATGGGACGGATCAACTACTACTCTTTTGATGGGATGTGTATTCCTTATAGAATGGAAAAAGCTACAGTACAAGGTTATTATCTAGTTAGACATGCCACTATTCCTTATTTTACTGTCAAGAAGATTAAAGTTACCAAGACTAAGGAACTTACTGAAGACGAGCTTCCTCCCCTCGGTACATTATTTGGGAGATTAAATGTCTACTACACTAACGATTCATTCGATAATGCAGTCTTGATTGAACTAGAATGTTTGGATCATTCTGAATCTTGCGAATCTCCTGATTTTTTCTATTACTACTCCAAGGATGAGAGAGATGAATGGATTGGCTATAAATTAGAAACACATTTTGTTCTAGATGATGGAGAGGAAGCTATTCCGGATAAGAACACTATAATTACTCACATTAAACAGCATAACAACAAAATAATTTTTGAGGAGCTCTGGAAAAAACTAAAGGGAAAGCTTACTAGGTACCCTCCAGCGACTAacaaaaatccaaaaggtGAGCAAACGACAGATGATACTACCAGTGATATAAAAGTAGATATCGATTCCGAGGAAGCTGATGAGAAAGCAGAGGGGGAAACGTCAACAGCTTCTAAATTTGTGCCAAACTCTGAGTATGACTTTCAATTCGGAGAATTCAACACCCTTGAATCTACCATTGCAATAACCATTGGTACAATAGCGATATGTGTCGGTATATATTTGCTATTTCCTTCAGTTAAAAGATTTGCACATGATTATTCTGTTCAAAAGCTCATGTATCGTCGCTATGTTTAG
- a CDS encoding signal peptide containing protein (encoded by transcript BEWA_013430A), whose amino-acid sequence MRFLFICAVTLLVGLSSCTKSKRVSLDLSLPSPSLFTVTDYVLYGVSHKAFVPQVGSSVVSVVDNRDTLWTATDTQEGCTGAYLFSREGFPSLLSVYTRGAGDETFCFEKAGGAWNEVDEEPFNDRVTTMIGGAVKYTSQFGSKVNGSLFNALDSVEDNVRVLKLTPKKGVTANKLTFDRELVWEEGCDVSLSSLISGWRETYSCSTCYQG is encoded by the coding sequence ATGAGATTCCTTTTTATATGTGCAGTAACACTTTTAGTTGGTTTGTCAAGCTGTACTAAGAGTAAAAGGGTCTCCCTTGACCTATCTCTTCCCAGTCCTTCCCTGTTTACCGTAACAGACTACGTACTCTATGGAGTGAGTCACAAGGCATTTGTTCCCCAGGTTGGTAGCTCTGTAGTATCAGTGGTGGATAACAGAGATACGCTTTGGACTGCTACAGACActcaagaaggatgtaCAGGTGCCTACCTCTTTTCTAGGGAGGGGTTCCCCTCTCTTCTTAGTGTTTATACAAGAGGTGCCGGAGATGAgaccttttgttttgaGAAGGCTGGTGGAGCATGGAATGAAGTAGATGAAGAACCGTTTAATGACAGGGTAACGACAATGATTGGAGGAGCCGTGAAATATACAAGTCAATTCGGCTCCAAGGTAAATGGGTCTCTCTTTAATGCCCTGGACTCTGTTGAGGACAATGTCAGGGTTCTTAAACTCACACCCAAGAAGGGTGTTACTGCCAACAAGCTCACATTCGACAGAGAATTGGTCTGGGAAGAAGGATGTGATGTGTCTCTCAGCTCTCTTATATCTGGATGGAGAGAGACCTACTCTTGCAGTACTTGTTACCAGGGATAA
- a CDS encoding hypothetical protein (encoded by transcript BEWA_013440A): MLYRYHDDIKWQDGKEEDHKKNLNALKTEAKNHPIAKQQPAQLAPQQAAKPNTQAAPQGPPGQTQAKPVESPEKESTESKELSQDATTPVPQSSEHVNTTLDISKREDTNVGTHYYHSTYEGPVHDFKLKSATVTKVVDAGVVIWEAPKGTNHKCTWAQITVKNGKETLRLEIQTGKEEQLWFRKRDGKWRKLVLGSSPQKSPNPTSKSHTN, from the coding sequence ATGCTCTACAGATACCATGATGATATTAAATGGcaagatggtaaagaagaggaccacaagaagaatctgaacGCTTTAAAGACAGAAGCAAAAAATCATCCTATAGCTAAGCAGCAACCAGCTCAACTAGCTCCCCAGCAAGCTGCCAAACCTAATACACAGGCCGCTCCGCAGGGTCCACCAGGACAAACCCAGGCTAAACCCGTAGAGTCTCCTGAAAAAGAATCAACTGAATCTAAGGAACTCTCTCAAGATGCTACTACTCCAGTTCCTCAATCGTCCGAACATGTTAATACTACtttagacatttcaaagagGGAGGATACGAATGTAGGCACACATTATTATCATTCTACTTATGAAGGGCCTGTCCACGATTTCAAACTCAAAAGTGCCACCGTGACTAAAGTTGTAGACGCTGGAGTTGTAATTTGGGAAGCTCCAAAGGGTACTAACCACAAATGTACATGGGCACAAATAACAGTaaaaaatggtaaagaaaCCTTGAGATTAGAAATTCAAACGGGCAAGGAAGAACAATTATGGTTTAGGAAGagagatggtaaatggagaaAACTAGTTCTAGGGAGCAGCCCCCAAAAATCTCCCAATCCCACTTCAAAGTCTCATACTAATTAA
- a CDS encoding hypothetical protein (encoded by transcript BEWA_013450A), giving the protein MSENPAQGYEYNINAPLSSTYCTILQYRDSMGKEDLSLDTNLKTQKDKFHLYVLPFESVCLTSLKIRISRVMQNREDEN; this is encoded by the exons ATGTCAGAAAATCCTG CACAGGGTTATGAATATAACATTAACGCCCCTTTATCAAGTACCTACTGTACTATACTGCAATATAGGGATTCCATGGGCAAAGAAGATTTGTCTCTGgatacaaatttaaagacCCAAAAGGACAAGTTCCATCTTTACGTCTTACCCTTTGAATCTGTATGTTTGACAAGTCTAAAAATTCGCATATCAAGAGTTATGCAAAATAGGGAAGATGAGAACTAA
- a CDS encoding signal peptide containing protein (encoded by transcript BEWA_013460A): protein MRVFALVYLVAILGFHKVQCDGLSMDDQSLSMEGTSQGNDYGPLVPQPENQDVGQEQPEASGLALDIGSPNLLGIIKRTPAGPNCRWYARNGDVWENCKDSYQEKIKDIREHIPRTNPFILNLEEDKDTEECTIFDAKLIGAPMRLYFAKPEYSAEEVTYNGKSIWKGSENKLCTACDLYFNKGELSFLILSVKENDVIRYEYFETRGKEWKTMTSEEFNNRRKEAQTTHGSFDVQEEPGTSGGSASTAKLKGSGSTEPKTPEQTESRRISTEALQEVSSKEVDTQSAEQAKDPSVDSKPDPKLTNKEAATALSSSEPEDGSLDTAELNDTSSQSTTLDEPQTDTDKEYDDKTALERPDSNAKDDADKVEQTSQSTTEGIKGWLKSAWNGVKNKFG from the coding sequence ATGAGGGTTTTCGCACTGGTTTATCTCGTGGCAATCCTAGGATTTCACAAGGTCCAGTGTGATGGgttgtctatggatgatCAAAGTTTATCTATGGAAGGAACTTCTCAAGGGAATGATTATGGACCTTTAGTACCACAACCTGAGAATCAAGACGTTGGACAAGAACAGCCAGAAGCATCAGGTTTAGCTCTGGATATTGGAAGCCCAAATCTCCTGGGAATTATAAAACGGACACCTGCAGGTCCAAACTGTAGATGGTATGCAAGGAATGGAGATGTTTGGGAAAACTGTAAAGATTCATATCAAGAAAAGATTAAAGATATTCGAGAACATATCCCCCGCACAAACCCATTCATTCTAAATCTTGAAGAGGATAAGGATACTGAGGAATGCACAATATTCGATGCAAAGCTTATTGGAGCCCCAATGAGGCTGTATTTTGCAAAGCCTGAATATTCCGCTGAGGAGGTAACGTATAATGGAAAATCCATATGGAAAGGTTCCGAGAATAAACTCTGCACGGCATGTGACTTGTACTTTAACAAAGGAGAACTCTCATTCCTTATTCTAAGCGTCAAGGAGAATGATGTGATAAGATACGAATACTTTGAAACGAGGggtaaagaatggaagacTATGACTTCTGAAGAGTTCAATAACAGACGTAAGGAAGCTCAAACTACTCACGGCAGTTTTGATGTTCAAGAGGAACCTGGCACTTCTGGAGGATCTGCTTCTACTGCTAAACTTAAAGGTTCAGGTTCTACTGAACCCAAAACTCCTGAGCAAACGGAGTCTAGGAGAATCTCTACAGAAGCCCTTCAGGAAGTTTCTTCAAAGGAAGTAGATACTCAATCAGCTGAACAGGCTAAAGATCCCAGTGTTGACAGTAAACCAGATCCAAAACTAACAAATAAAGAGGCAGCTACTGCACTTTCAAGCTCCGAACCAGAAGATGGTTCTTTGGATACTGCGGAATTGAATGATACATCTTCACAGAGCACAACCCTTGACGAGCCACAAACTGATACAGATAAAGAATATGACGATAAAACAGCACTAGAACGACCAGATTCTAACGCTAAAGATGATGCAGATAAAGTTGAACAAACGTCACAGAGCACAACCGAAGGTATTAAGGGTTGGCTTAAATCTGCATGGAATGGTGTCAAAAATAAATTTGGTTAA
- a CDS encoding hypothetical protein (encoded by transcript BEWA_013470A) has product MEAPKDDEIEPNEWYDDEGGNDASTAVKTEVNGCLGDINSHGESDLFGNKSPTFLKERGNLHFKEERYEEAIEWYTKAIMRLEYSENDVLRAQILCNRAACHQALKSWETSIQDCNDAICFDGSYAKAFVRRSVGYENIKSYQRALADLKKAIELDPTLEDKYKARRDQLKKHADVEFEREKTEMMGKLKDFGNTMLGKFGLSLDNFKVNKNENGSYNIQFQQ; this is encoded by the exons ATGGAAGCCCCAAAGGACGACGAAATTGAGCCAAACGAGTGGTACGATGACGAGGGCGGAAACGACGCCTCAACCGCCGTCAAAACGGAAGTTAATGGGTGTCTAGGGGATATAAACAGTCACGGAG AATCGGATCTGTTTGGGAATAAATCGCCgacatttttaaaggaaCGCGGAAATTTGCATTTCAAGGAAGAGAGATATGAAGAGGCCATAGAGTGGTATACAAAGGCAATAATGAGGCTAGAATATTCGGAAAATGACGTGCTGAGGGCACAAATTTTGTGCAATCGAGCGGCTTGCCACCAGGCCCTAAAGTCCTGGGAAACATCAATACAGGACTGCAATGATGCTATATGCTTCGACGGATCATATGCAAAG GCCTTTGTGAGGAGATCCGTGGGATatgagaatataaaatcGTATCAGAGGGCGTTGGCAGATTTAAAAAAGGCCATAGAGCTGGATCCGACACTAGA GGACAAATACAAAGCCAGACGGGACCAGCTGAAGAAGCATGCCGATGTAGAATTTGAACGGGAAAAGACAGAGATGATGGGTAAACTcaaagattttggaaaCACAATGCTAGGAAAGTTCGGGCTCTCTCTAGACAACTTTAAAGTGAACAAGAACGAAAATGGGTCGTACAATATACAGTTTCAACAGTGA